GAGAGGCAAATGGAGTTCTGGCGCAAAACTGACGTGCGGCAACAAGTGAGTGCATTAGCCAAGTCCTCAAAACAGCTCAGTTTTCAAAAATCAAACGGGTAGGAAATCGGATACCTTTCAAAAAATCTATTCgaacatttaaaatcattagTTTTAGTTTGTGGAGGCCCTTCAATGTTTTTTCACCTTGAATGCTGAAATAGACTACAACAGCCGGTTTGGAGGCGAGAGGTGATATTAGATGGTCTTTAGAAAACGTAaagaaataataagaaaatgtaCAGGAATACAACAAGAGAACAGAAACACCCGTTTTCATCATTACAAATTTATTGTTGGACTATGGCGACGTTCGGGTTTAAAGGCTACAGTCAGCACTTGTCAGGGCAGGCAACACGAAATATACAGGCTACTGGTTGAGTAAATGCGCATTAAACATCGTTTGAAAATAGTCTATATCCTGTCGTGCGGGTATTCATATAACCTTGAATCGTTAGAATTCCCCACTATTAACAATATTAATCTCGGTCCGTATGCCTTCTAACACAAGTCAAACTTATAGTGCAATGCAGTAATATTTCGTAATATTTCCACACTCCCCGTCAGTGGAAGACATTTGTTTAAGATACAAGCCGCAAATTCTGAGGTACATTTCTGGAAACGCTACTTAAGTACATACCAAAATGAACTTTGCAGTACCTAGGCAACATCCCTCTCTTCAGTGATATAAAGTTAGAAAAACAGCTTTCAATTAACTTTACAGTGAGATTTACCACATGTAACTAATGCTAATTTAGCATATTGCATATCACAACCTGTATCATTTTTAACACACTGAAAAACCGTTTCACACATTTTAGTCACAGAATAAAATAACTGTTTGCTGAAATGTCGCAGTAGTTTGAGCAACTTTTCTTCATCCCACAGAAGTCTAAGCATCgactataaatatattttccccTTTACGAAACAAATTCGTCGGACAAATTTCACATGGTCTAATGCGTAAGAATGACAAGTGGTCGCTGCAAGGCAGACAGCGTGGACAAGTTCatgtagggggggggggggcatgtcaCTTTTTTGCCGAAAAATTCCAAAAAAGTGGGCAGAGCAAACGATGAAGAATGAATGTGATGCTGAAACAATCCAAAAGAGTTCATTCAACGGCAATGAGAAGGGAAAATGCCAACTACCAACATGACCAGCATGAGGGAGCGGTTACATGGGCGACGTCGCCTCTTTACAATGTACGTTAATGGCCTAcagaattaaatgcatttttacaagACATTACGACTGGAGAAAGGCGTAAAATCTCACAAGCTAAACCAAACAGAACTAAACCCGGTAGGCGTTTTATGTACTCAGAACTCactcagttttgttttaatataaacGTGGTTTCCAGATAAAGTTTAACGCGTACATGAGTCAAAAATGTCCGTGTCACTAAAATATCTTTGTCACCTGAATCTTACAAAAATCCTAACCGCATATAGCATCCTACGTAACTCGGGACAGAACACCATATactaaaaatatcaaattatagTGGGTATAGGCTATCACATCGTACAGTTTAAGCAAACATATAAGACATAAGTCGACAATGAAAAACCGTGATCAAAAACAGGAGAACCCATGGAAATATGAAATTTGATTCATCTGTTAAATTACTATTAATCTCGATGACCCCATTCTCCGGATCATGAAAACATAAAACGCAAAAGATATGAGAGAAAACTAAATGTCACTTGTCAAATGTGACTTTGCCTAATACCACATATTCCaacaaaaatgatcataaaTCGCGTGAAAAactttatttgtgtttcacCGGTTGAAATCTTGCTCTATTAAGTGCCAAAAACTCACATGAAAAACTCCGGGGAGGAAGGGTTGTTGTCACTGCTGGATCCGTTTTCTCTGAAGCCATTACTGATGAGCTTCTCGTATTTTTCTTTGTACGCGTCCCTCTCCCGGACCAGCCTGGAGATCTCCTGTTTGAGGTGATCCACTTGCTGCATGAGCTGGGTCTTCTCCCCTTCCAGCACGTGCCGCTGCTGAACCCGCTTGAAGCGGCAGGACTGGGCATAGCCTCTGTTTTTGAGGGTCCTCCTCTTCTGTTTGAGCCGGATCACCTCTTCTTTGCTGACCCCCCGTAACTGCCGATTGAGCTCTCGCACCGACATGGTCACCAACTGTTCGTCCGAAAATCGTTCGTCCAGGCGCGTATGTTGGTGGTTTCCTCCCGAAGTGCCGTTTGTCGGGACCCCAGGCGCTGGGTGATGTCCTGCAgcgtggtggtgatggtggtgatggtggtggtggtgaggacCCCCGTTCTGCGCTGCAGCAGCCGCGATAACTGCGGAGACAACGGCGGCTGCTGATCCCATCTCCTCCCCGGCCATGCTGCCTCCTGCCCCGGCTGCGCCGGTAAATTGTTGCCCTCTAGCATAGCCATCGAAGGTCTGAAGCTGGTGACTACTGTTGATCAGCGCCTCCACGGCGTCCTCGGGGCTGAAACCCAAAGCCTCCGGGTTCAGCTGCTGTTGGTAACCGGTCATCCAGTAGAAATCCTCCAAATGTGCCTTCTGTTCACTCC
This region of Electrophorus electricus isolate fEleEle1 chromosome 2, fEleEle1.pri, whole genome shotgun sequence genomic DNA includes:
- the mafb gene encoding transcription factor MafB, which translates into the protein MASELAMSNSDLPTSPLAMEYVNDFDLMKFEVKKEPVEPDRSISQCTRPIAGGSLSSTPMSTPCSSVPPSPSFSAPSPGSGSEQKAHLEDFYWMTGYQQQLNPEALGFSPEDAVEALINSSHQLQTFDGYARGQQFTGAAGAGGSMAGEEMGSAAAVVSAVIAAAAAQNGGPHHHHHHHHHHHAAGHHPAPGVPTNGTSGGNHQHTRLDERFSDEQLVTMSVRELNRQLRGVSKEEVIRLKQKRRTLKNRGYAQSCRFKRVQQRHVLEGEKTQLMQQVDHLKQEISRLVRERDAYKEKYEKLISNGFRENGSSSDNNPSSPEFFMSSRKFLHL